AAGCCAGAATAGAACAAAAAGATTTAGTAATACAAATATACATCAAGAAATATTTGATAATATTGTATTTCAAGCTATTAATAGAAACTTGGTTGATGGCAAAATTCTATATACTGATTCTACTCACTTAAAAGCTAACGCTAATAAACATAAATTTATTAAAAAAGAAATAACTAAATCCACAAAGGAATACTTTGATGAATTAGAGAATGACATTAATAAAGATAGAATTAATCATAATAAAAAACCTCTAAAAAAAAAGACTAAAATAGCTGAAACTAAGGAAATAAAAGTAAGTACAACTGATCCAGACAGTGGATATATGGTTAGAGATGGAAAACCTAAAGGCTTTTTTTATTTAGATCATAGAACTGTTGACGGAAAGTATAATATTATAACGGACGTTCATGTTACTCCCGGGAATATAAACGATGTAGATCCTTATGTTAAAAGAATAGAAACTCAAATAGAAAAGTTTAATTTTAATACAAAATATTTAGTAGCAGATGCCGGATATTCTACGAATCCTATTTGTAAACAAATTTCAGACAAAAATTATCAAGGTGTTTTTGGGTTCCGTTTAGGACCCCATGTTAAAGGAAAATATACAAAATATAGATTTCAGTATGTTAAAGAATTAGATGGATATGTGTGTATTAATAATTGCTTTTTAAAATATAGAACTACTACAAGGGAAGGTTATAAAGAATACGTAAGTAATGCGGAGCATTGTGCTTCTTGCAAATATAAAAATAATTGCTTAACATCTGATAAATCCATTAATAGAACTATACGTCGTCATGTTTGGGAAGACTATAAAGATCAAATTTTTAGATTTACTAAAACAGAAAAAGGTAAAAATATTTACAAACGACGTAAAGAAAAGATTGAGCGTAGCTTTGCTGATTCAAAAGAATTACATGGGCTACGTTATTGTCGCATGCGAGGAATTAAAAATGTTTCTGAACAGTGCCTACTTACAGCGGCAGTTCAGAATATGAAAAAGATAGCCATGGTGCTATCGCATTATTTTTTGTGTACATTAATTCAAATTTATTCCAAATTAACATACATAATAAATATTTTTCGAATGCTATCGCATAAAAGAATTTTGGCGTAAACAAAAGCCCCCAATTGTTGGGGGCTTTTTGAACAATCTGAGCTTCTTTAATCTAAAGAAGCTCCTTTAATTTATAATTTAGATCTATATTCTTTTTCGTATTTTAAAATTTTATTTATAACTTCATTAAACTTAGTTTCATTTTTTTCAAAGTTCATATTTGGAGTATAGCATTCTTCGAGTTTATCGTGAAGAGGTTTTTCAGAGGCTAAGATATCTAATCCTTGATTTAATAATGAGTAGAAATTTTCTTTAGATTGATTTATGTTGTTAGAATATTTCTTTAATAAAGCACTATCACATAATTCTTCCATGTAAATTTGATTACCCACAAATTTTTTCTGATTTATTTCATTGGATGTTACAATAGCTATACTTAAGGATGGAATTAGTATATGTTCTATACGTTCTGGAATTAAAGGATCATGGTATACTTCAACATTTAATCCTCGTTTTATAGATTCTTTACATAGATAATCTAGTACGTTTGTTTTTGAGGTTCCAGGACCACCATTTAGCACATAAATTCTCTTATAATTATTAATTAATGTATCAATATAAGTTATGATTCCTTTTGGAGTGAAACTAGTAGCGAAAAGATGTCTATCATGTCCAAGAGATGAAACTTCAATATTATTTAGTATTTCTGTTTTTAAATTTTCTTTTAAGAGATTTAGTTTAGATAAATCTAATGCATCAGAATTGTAAAAACTCCAATCATCATGAATACTTTTAGCAGCTGCAAAGTATCTGTAAGCACGATTAAAAGTATTTTTAATATCTTTGTTAATAGAGATTATATCGGTTCTATAAGATGAAAATCCACTTTCCCTCCAACAATCTCCCATGTTTAAAACTTCATCTATTACACCAGGATATTTAGGGTCTACAATATGAGGTGATGTACCATCTAATAAAGCGATTTTTAATTTTTTTATTACTACAGCATCTAATGAATCACTATCTGATGAACAATGATGGTATTCTATGTTATATCCTTTTTCATTAAAATATTGCCCTACTTTTTTCATAAGATATGATTTACCTGTACCAGGTCCACCTTTTATACAAAAAATTCTTGTGGCTGTTTCCTTTGGTAAAATATAATCAAATAAAGAATAAAAGCCCCTTGATGTATTAGCACCAGGGAAAAAATGCTTAAATTCACCTTTCATTAAAATCACACTCCTTTTTAACATCTTATATAGTATATTAAACAAGAAGTGTATTTTTTCCAATAATTTATAAAAAATATACCTTAAAAATAGTTATTGGTATTTTAAGGTATATTTTTATGATTTATTTAACAAAAATGTTTGTCAATTGTTATTACAGCATTAAAGTTAGGGTGAAGTTTTTTTAATTCAGAATCTATTCTCTTACACATATCTTCACCATTATTTTCAACATCAAAATCACAATTTACTACTACATCAAAAATTAAATTCTTATATTCTCCCTCTCCAACCATTCTAAAGTCATGAAATGATTCTATTTCAGGAAACTGTTTTAGGATCTTTTCAACGTAATTTCTAGTGCGATTAATATCTTTGTCATCTGTATTTATTGGATCCATATGTATAACTAAAAACAATCCGTACTTTGAGGATAATTCTTTTTCAGCTTTATCTATAATTTCATGAATAGTGACTATTGATATATCACAAGGTACTTCCGCATGAAGGGATCCCATTATTCTTCCAGGACCATAATTGTGAATTATTATATCATGAACACCGCATATATTATCATAGCTTAATATATCATTCTCTAATTGTTGTATAAATTCAGGATCTGGAGCTTCTCCTAAAAGAGGATCTACTGTTTCTTTTACTAAAGAAAAACCAGAATACAATATAAATAAGGATACCACTATTCCTATGTATCCATCTATAGGGAAATCAATCCACTTAGATAATAATAGTGATAAAGCTACTGTGCTAGAAGTTATAACATCTCCAAGTGCATCTAAAGCAGAGGCTTGAAGTGCTGAAGAGTTAATTTTTATTCCTATATATTTATTAAATCTACTTAACCATATTTTAGCTAGAATTGATATAAGTATTAATATAAAAGGTATAGCTTGAAAATAAACTTTTTCTGGATTCATAATTCTATTAAACGAGGATTTAGTAAATTGAAAACCAACTAGCATAACCATGAAGGCAACTATAAGTCCAGACAAGTATTCTATTCTTCCATGTCCAAAAGGATGTTTTTCATCTGCAGGTTTTGATGCTATTTTAAATCCAGCTATTGTAATAATTGAGGATAACGCATCAGACAGGTTATTAAATGCATCAGCAGTAATAGCTATACTTTTAACTATAAGACCAACGGATAGTTTTATAAGGAAAAGAGCCATATTTACTATTACACCAATTATACCTCCTAGATATCCATAAGAATCACGAACTTTGGTATCGGAAATATTTTCATGATCTTTTATAAATTTAGATACTAAAAACTTTGATAACATAATACTTCCTCCAAATTTTAATAATTATGTTATATATAATAACATTTTTATTATTAAAATCAAATGTTTTTGA
This Clostridium novyi NT DNA region includes the following protein-coding sequences:
- a CDS encoding IS1182-like element ISCno1 family transposase codes for the protein MLTNNERKQNQLELVYIENLVPENHILRKIDKYIDFSFIRDLTKDLYCPDNGRPSVDPVVLFKMLFIGYLFGIRSERQLVKEIQVNVAYRWFLGYGLTDKIPSHSTISQNRTKRFSNTNIHQEIFDNIVFQAINRNLVDGKILYTDSTHLKANANKHKFIKKEITKSTKEYFDELENDINKDRINHNKKPLKKKTKIAETKEIKVSTTDPDSGYMVRDGKPKGFFYLDHRTVDGKYNIITDVHVTPGNINDVDPYVKRIETQIEKFNFNTKYLVADAGYSTNPICKQISDKNYQGVFGFRLGPHVKGKYTKYRFQYVKELDGYVCINNCFLKYRTTTREGYKEYVSNAEHCASCKYKNNCLTSDKSINRTIRRHVWEDYKDQIFRFTKTEKGKNIYKRRKEKIERSFADSKELHGLRYCRMRGIKNVSEQCLLTAAVQNMKKIAMVLSHYFLCTLIQIYSKLTYIINIFRMLSHKRILA
- a CDS encoding PRK06851 family protein yields the protein MKGEFKHFFPGANTSRGFYSLFDYILPKETATRIFCIKGGPGTGKSYLMKKVGQYFNEKGYNIEYHHCSSDSDSLDAVVIKKLKIALLDGTSPHIVDPKYPGVIDEVLNMGDCWRESGFSSYRTDIISINKDIKNTFNRAYRYFAAAKSIHDDWSFYNSDALDLSKLNLLKENLKTEILNNIEVSSLGHDRHLFATSFTPKGIITYIDTLINNYKRIYVLNGGPGTSKTNVLDYLCKESIKRGLNVEVYHDPLIPERIEHILIPSLSIAIVTSNEINQKKFVGNQIYMEELCDSALLKKYSNNINQSKENFYSLLNQGLDILASEKPLHDKLEECYTPNMNFEKNETKFNEVINKILKYEKEYRSKL
- a CDS encoding cation diffusion facilitator family transporter — its product is MLSKFLVSKFIKDHENISDTKVRDSYGYLGGIIGVIVNMALFLIKLSVGLIVKSIAITADAFNNLSDALSSIITIAGFKIASKPADEKHPFGHGRIEYLSGLIVAFMVMLVGFQFTKSSFNRIMNPEKVYFQAIPFILILISILAKIWLSRFNKYIGIKINSSALQASALDALGDVITSSTVALSLLLSKWIDFPIDGYIGIVVSLFILYSGFSLVKETVDPLLGEAPDPEFIQQLENDILSYDNICGVHDIIIHNYGPGRIMGSLHAEVPCDISIVTIHEIIDKAEKELSSKYGLFLVIHMDPINTDDKDINRTRNYVEKILKQFPEIESFHDFRMVGEGEYKNLIFDVVVNCDFDVENNGEDMCKRIDSELKKLHPNFNAVITIDKHFC